In Phyllobacterium zundukense, one DNA window encodes the following:
- a CDS encoding GNAT family N-acetyltransferase: protein MEHENPEYQLHIGTPSVEDYRRLREIAGMSLKSQEAAEKGLPNTIYAATIRHQEDTVAMGRVVGDNGCFYQIVDIAVDPAHQGKGLGKIIVSSLIDFVQTEAPDSAYVSLIADGPAKYLYAKFGFEPVAPESIGMAFRVQRS, encoded by the coding sequence ATGGAACACGAAAACCCGGAGTATCAGCTTCATATCGGCACGCCCTCTGTCGAGGATTATCGGCGTTTGCGTGAAATCGCCGGAATGAGCCTCAAGAGCCAGGAAGCTGCAGAAAAGGGCCTGCCCAATACGATCTATGCGGCAACCATTCGCCATCAGGAGGACACCGTCGCCATGGGCCGTGTCGTTGGTGACAATGGCTGTTTCTATCAGATTGTGGATATCGCCGTTGATCCCGCCCACCAGGGTAAGGGCTTGGGCAAGATCATCGTTTCGAGCCTCATTGATTTTGTGCAAACCGAGGCGCCTGACAGCGCCTATGTCAGTCTGATCGCAGACGGTCCCGCCAAATATCTCTATGCAAAGTTCGGATTTGAGCCGGTTGCGCCAGAGTCAATCGGCATGGCCTTTCGGGTTCAGCGATCCTAG
- the dusB gene encoding tRNA dihydrouridine synthase DusB, protein MIELKEPLEVGGVLLRNRVFLAPMSGVSDLPFRQLAWQAGAGMVVSEMVASAELCTRERGNLLRLKGDGLGTHVVQIAGREARWMAEAARIAEGEGAHIIDINMGCPAKKVTGGLSGSALMRDLDHALMLIEATIGAVSVPVTLKMRLGWDDDTINAPELAARAEQAGVQMVTVHGRTRCQFYEGKADWNAIRAVKNVVSIPLVANGDVLNRQDAVSILEASGADALMVGRGSYGQPWLPGTIVDGVGQDASDMIADYAVAHYEAMLVHYGEPTGIRHARKHLGWYLEMHGVGISPAERGSIMTETNPRQVARRLHAALSRPNADEMKKVA, encoded by the coding sequence GTGATCGAACTGAAGGAACCATTGGAAGTAGGCGGTGTGCTTTTGCGCAACCGCGTATTTCTGGCGCCTATGTCGGGTGTTTCCGACCTGCCATTTCGCCAATTGGCTTGGCAGGCCGGTGCTGGAATGGTCGTCTCCGAAATGGTTGCCAGCGCCGAGCTCTGTACGCGTGAACGCGGAAATCTGTTGCGTCTGAAAGGCGATGGGCTTGGCACGCATGTCGTGCAGATTGCAGGACGTGAAGCCAGGTGGATGGCGGAAGCTGCGCGCATTGCCGAAGGCGAGGGCGCACATATCATCGATATCAACATGGGTTGTCCAGCCAAGAAGGTGACCGGCGGCCTGTCCGGTTCGGCGCTGATGCGCGACCTCGATCATGCCCTGATGCTGATCGAGGCGACGATCGGAGCTGTCAGCGTTCCGGTGACACTGAAAATGCGGCTTGGCTGGGATGATGACACAATCAACGCGCCTGAACTTGCTGCCCGGGCAGAGCAGGCAGGTGTGCAGATGGTCACGGTTCACGGCCGGACCCGCTGCCAGTTCTACGAAGGCAAGGCCGATTGGAACGCCATTCGGGCTGTCAAGAATGTGGTCTCGATTCCACTTGTCGCCAATGGCGATGTGTTGAACCGGCAGGATGCGGTTTCGATTCTCGAAGCGTCGGGCGCCGATGCCTTGATGGTCGGGCGTGGCTCCTACGGTCAGCCCTGGTTGCCGGGAACTATCGTCGACGGAGTCGGGCAGGATGCCAGTGACATGATCGCCGACTATGCGGTCGCGCACTACGAAGCCATGCTTGTGCATTATGGCGAGCCCACCGGCATTCGTCATGCCCGCAAGCACCTCGGCTGGTATCTGGAAATGCATGGTGTCGGTATCAGTCCTGCCGAGCGGGGTTCGATCATGACGGAAACGAATCCGCGTCAGGTGGCAAGGCGTCTCCACGCTGCGCTGTCTCGACCGAATGCCGATGAAATGAAAAAGGTAGCGTAA
- a CDS encoding CinA family protein: protein MSGLIAEAKAIAVLEACRRKGVLLATAESCTGGMIAASLTDIGGSSDVVDRGFVTYSNEAKHEMLGVPLELIAAHGAVSEEVALAMAAGALSHSRAGIAVSVTGIAGPGGGSDTKPVGLVWFGLAVKGKPPMAIRHIFDDHGRASIRQAAVNKALDWILAGLGSLNPKGHAD from the coding sequence ATGAGCGGTCTTATTGCAGAAGCCAAGGCAATAGCGGTGCTTGAAGCTTGCCGGCGCAAAGGTGTTCTGCTTGCAACTGCCGAGTCCTGCACCGGAGGTATGATCGCAGCTTCTCTTACGGATATTGGCGGTTCATCCGATGTCGTTGATCGTGGTTTTGTCACTTATTCCAACGAGGCCAAGCACGAAATGCTCGGCGTCCCGCTCGAACTGATAGCCGCACATGGCGCGGTATCAGAGGAAGTTGCGCTTGCCATGGCTGCAGGCGCCCTCTCCCATTCGCGCGCCGGAATTGCTGTCTCAGTCACGGGAATTGCCGGACCCGGCGGTGGCTCGGACACGAAGCCGGTTGGCCTCGTCTGGTTTGGGCTGGCCGTCAAGGGAAAGCCGCCAATGGCGATACGCCATATATTTGACGATCACGGACGCGCGTCGATACGGCAAGCCGCCGTCAATAAGGCACTCGATTGGATCCTGGCGGGTCTAGGATCGCTGAACCCGAAAGGCCATGCCGATTGA
- a CDS encoding type II toxin-antitoxin system RatA family toxin: MPKFETIRPVVHRAEQMFDLVADVESYPQFLPMCESLKVRSRKESHGKTLLIADMTVGYKLIRETFTSQVLLKPEEKVILTKYIDGPFRYLDNRWQFVPDVNPEHSTVKFYIDYEFKSRTLGFLMGSMFDIAFRKFTEAFEKRADAIYGKGEKSPVV, translated from the coding sequence ATGCCGAAATTTGAAACGATCCGTCCTGTTGTCCATCGGGCCGAGCAGATGTTCGATCTGGTCGCTGATGTCGAAAGCTATCCGCAATTCCTGCCAATGTGCGAAAGCCTGAAAGTGCGTTCCCGCAAGGAAAGCCACGGCAAGACCTTGCTGATTGCTGACATGACCGTTGGTTACAAACTGATACGCGAGACCTTCACCAGTCAGGTATTGTTGAAGCCCGAAGAAAAAGTCATCTTGACCAAATATATCGATGGGCCGTTCCGCTATCTCGACAACCGTTGGCAGTTCGTTCCCGATGTCAATCCGGAACATTCCACCGTGAAATTTTACATCGACTACGAATTCAAGAGCCGCACGCTCGGTTTTCTCATGGGCTCTATGTTCGACATCGCGTTTCGGAAATTCACTGAGGCGTTTGAAAAACGCGCCGACGCGATCTATGGCAAAGGCGAGAAATCGCCCGTAGTCTGA
- a CDS encoding bifunctional 2-C-methyl-D-erythritol 4-phosphate cytidylyltransferase/2-C-methyl-D-erythritol 2,4-cyclodiphosphate synthase, producing the protein MRVAAVIVAAGRGERAGQSVEGPKQYRKIGGEAVLAHTLRAFLDCPLVDRVVVVIHKEDEALFAQATGDFAASITSVTGGPTRQESTRLGLLALKDMMPDHVLIHDGVRPFISADLLERVIFNLTPHIGVLPVLAVSDTLKAAGNDAMVSATVPRAGLYAAQTPQAFPYLPILTAHDAAFAAGRSDFTDDSAIAEWHGLPVRIVEGSADNTKLTWAKDIDMADDRLSQKLSAYPDVRTGNGYDVHAFEPGNGVMLAGVFIEHDCKLSGHSDADVALHALTDALLATRGAGDIGTHFPPSDPQWKGAASHIFVEHAVKIVKEAGGRIANADITLICEAPKVGPHREAMTAALSKMLGITPDRISVKATTNEKLGFIGRKEGIAAIATASVIYPGGLPE; encoded by the coding sequence ATGCGGGTAGCCGCCGTCATTGTGGCGGCTGGGCGCGGAGAGCGCGCGGGCCAAAGCGTTGAAGGACCAAAGCAATACCGCAAGATTGGCGGAGAGGCCGTTTTGGCGCACACGCTTCGTGCGTTCCTCGATTGTCCGCTGGTCGATCGTGTCGTCGTTGTCATCCATAAGGAAGACGAGGCACTGTTTGCCCAAGCCACCGGAGACTTTGCCGCTAGCATTACTTCGGTAACAGGCGGACCGACCCGCCAGGAATCAACCCGCCTCGGACTTCTGGCGCTCAAGGACATGATGCCTGACCACGTGCTGATTCACGATGGCGTGCGTCCCTTCATTTCGGCTGACCTTCTGGAGCGGGTCATTTTCAATCTGACACCGCACATTGGCGTCCTGCCGGTTCTTGCTGTCTCGGATACGTTGAAGGCGGCGGGGAATGATGCAATGGTCAGCGCGACAGTGCCGCGCGCCGGCCTCTATGCTGCACAGACGCCGCAAGCCTTCCCCTATTTGCCGATCCTCACTGCGCACGACGCGGCGTTCGCCGCCGGTCGCTCCGATTTCACCGACGATTCGGCTATTGCCGAATGGCATGGCTTACCGGTGCGGATCGTCGAAGGATCGGCCGATAACACGAAATTGACCTGGGCAAAGGATATCGATATGGCCGATGATCGTCTGTCACAGAAGCTTTCCGCCTATCCGGATGTGCGCACAGGAAACGGCTATGACGTGCATGCATTCGAGCCGGGCAACGGCGTGATGCTTGCCGGTGTCTTCATCGAACATGATTGCAAGCTTTCCGGACATTCCGATGCGGACGTGGCGTTGCATGCGCTGACAGATGCCTTGCTGGCGACGCGCGGTGCGGGCGATATAGGCACACATTTTCCACCGTCCGATCCGCAGTGGAAAGGCGCCGCCTCGCATATATTCGTGGAACATGCGGTGAAGATCGTCAAAGAGGCCGGCGGCCGGATTGCCAACGCAGACATCACACTGATCTGCGAAGCGCCGAAAGTCGGCCCGCATCGTGAAGCGATGACTGCTGCATTATCGAAGATGCTGGGCATTACGCCTGATCGTATTTCAGTTAAGGCCACTACCAATGAAAAGCTCGGATTCATTGGCCGTAAGGAAGGCATCGCCGCGATTGCCACAGCTTCCGTCATCTATCCCGGAGGATTGCCGGAATGA